CTTGTAGCCTCATCCATAAATAGTAATCTTGGCTTATGCGCAATTGCTCTTGCAATCATTAATCTTTGTCTTTGACCTCCTGAAAAGGTTCCTGCTCCTTCACTAATAAACGTATGCATTTCCATTGGCATATTTTTTATGTCATCCTCCATACCAGCCATACGGGCAGCAGCCCAAGCATCATCTAATGTTAATTCTGAATTTCCAACAATATTTTGATAAATACTACCTGACATAAGCGCTCCGTTTTGTAATACTACCCCTATTTGTCGTCTTGTCAGCTCTTTATTCATTGCGTCAAATGTATTACCATCATAGAATATTGAGCCTAACTCTGGATGTTCAAATCCTAAAAGGAGTCTCATAATAGTAGATTTTCCAGAGCCTGAAGCCCCTACAAAAGCAACCATTTCGCCAGGTTTTATTTTAAATGTAATATTTTTTAAAATTAAAGGCTGATCTTCATAATACCTAAAAGATATAGAATTCAATTCAATTTCACCCATTAATTCACCTGGATCAATACTTTCCTCTATCGATTCTGGTTTTTCCTCTAGAATAGGCTTAACCCTTTCGTAAAGAGGGATAACACTAAGTGAAGAAATAAATGCCATAGATAATTTTAAACTATCATTTAAAAATTTGTTAAAGGAAATGATAAAAGCCATAAATGAGCCAACAGACATCATTGCCGTATCTTTAGAATTTAAAACCGTATAATATATGAATGAAAAAAATAATATACTTGTAAAAAGAGGGTAAGAACTATTAAAAACCTCCACAAAATTTTGGTAACTACCTGAACTAAAGCCTAATTTTCTTAATTTTGAAAACTTTTCACCCCAAAGAGAAAAAATTCTTTTTTCACCTCCTGTTATCCTTATTTTACTAATTCCAGATAGAAATTCGAAAAGAAAACCTTGAATATCTCCTTGGTATTTTGACACCTCTCTATCGTACTTGAGTTTAAACCAGCCCATCAAAACCATAAAAGAAATAGCAATTAAAGCAAGCGCAACTCCTACCAATGCTAAACTTGAATCATAATAAAAAAGAAGTAATAAATTAACACATGAGAATGCCCCGCTAAGTACAACAGTCATCAATGTATTAGATAAAATTTGTTTAATTGAATTAATGCTTAAAACTCTATTTGTAAGATCACCAGCTGTATATTTTTTATAAAAAGTTACTGGTAAGCGAAGGATATAATCCATCACTCCTACTTGAAGGTTAATACTTGATTTTGACTCTAACCTCATTTGCAAAACTCCTTGCGCAAGTTGCAGTCCAGCTGATACAAAACCGATAATTATCATGATCATGAAAATTTCTAAATGTATAGATTTATCTGCAGTGGGTATTACATCATCATATATCATTCCTGATAAAATAGGAATTAATAAACCTATTAAACTTACAAGTAAAGAAGCAACTAGTAATAGTCTGGCATCTTTTTTTACGCCATTCATAGCGAAATTTAATACTTTTTTTATGGAATCCATTTTTACATCAAATCCAGAAAAAAACATATACCCAATAGGTTCTAAAGTGTCGGCTATTTCATTATTAACTATAGTTTCGGTACCCTTAGAAAAGTTTTTAATTAAATAAGTGGTAGAATTTTTCTGAATGAGAGCTACAGGTTCATTTGTTTCTTTTACAAATGCTAACAAATGTCCATTTTCATCTTTCCACCACACATCTCGTAAAATAATTTTTCGTATTCTTACTTTAGAACTCTGAGCAATTGCATACAAATAATTATTTGTATTGTAATTATCTGCCTCAAAATATTTGGGCTCTTCAAATTTAAAACCTGTTTGTTCTCCAATTAATTGGCATGTCAAAAAAAGTATATTTTGCTTTTTTGCTTTATCTTTCTTGGAGTGATGTAACTCTTTTTTAGAACCAGTAACTATCGATTTTATTTTCTCTAAAGTGCTTTTTAATTCCTCTTCTTGATAAATTAATTTATCATTAAGAATATCACTTTCTGATAAACTACTGATCTCTATATTCTTGCAAAGTTGATTGTAAAAATGACCTTGTAGTTTTTCTAAAGAAATTAAAAAATTAATTTCATCCTCTAAAACTTCTCTAGTACTCATAGATTTTAACTCAGAACTTTCAGACAAGGACTTAACCCATAACTTATTACAAACAGGAATAGGAAATTTAAGTCCATCATTATAATTAATGGTCTCATGATCTGAAAAAATGGAAAGCTCTCCATCAATTAAACTTATCCAGTTTATTCCATGAGAAGGGTATGCAATTGTATTTTGATTTAAAACAAAGTAATTATAACTATCAATCGTTTTGTAAGTTTTTGGAGTATTACTTGAATTGATTTTAAATGAAGTTTTTAGTATCCATTTATCAATCATACTGGCTAGAAAAAAATGATCAATAGCAATAAGTTTATGTTTATCTATTGATAACAAAGTTGCATCGTTTGAAAAAACAATTAAACGAGTATCATTTTTACAGTCAGTTGAAAGTAAACTAAATAATAAGTCTCCTTTTTTAGCGGAGTATAAATATTTTAACGCACATAAATAATCTCCTTTTTCATCAACTCTTACATAAAACACATTTACCTCACCAGAAACTACCATCCAGAGTTTATCTGTGTTATTTAGTATCAATGGTTCTTCAACTCCTATATATATTTTTTCTTTCGTTGACATATCTTAATTTTTATTTTGTTTCAATCAATTTTGCATAAACACCATTTAATTTTAATAATTCTTTATGAGAGCCTCGTTCTACGATTTTACCAAACTCCATTACAATTATCTCATCACAGTCCATTATAGTGCTTAATCTATGGGCAACAATTAAACAAGTACATCCTCTTTTCTTAATATTATCCATCACAATTTTCTCTGTGGTTGAATCTAAGGCGCTGGTAGCTTCATCCATAATTAAAATTGAAGGATTGCAAACTAGAGCTCTAGCAATTTCAATTCGTTGACGTTGTCCACCACTAAAATTTGATCCACCCTCTAAAACAGAGCTATCGTAACCCTCATTTCTAGCCGCAATAACATCATGAATATCAGCATCTTTTGCGGAATTTATAATGTTTTTTTCTGGGATCATCACGTCCCAAAAAGAAATATTCTCTTTAATTGTGCCATTAAACACTAAAACTTCCTGATCAATTACTGCTAATGATTCTGTAATGACATGTCTAGGAATATCTTTTCTATTTTTATTGTCTAACAATACGTCACCATCCCATGGATCATAAAGCCCTGATGCTATTCTTGCCACAGTAGACTTTCCGCTTCCAGAACCTCCTACTAGTGCTACTCTACTTCCGGGTCTTAACTTTAAATTAAAATTCTCAATTAGCGCTGGCATTGTAGGACTATATCCAAAAGTCACATTCTTCATTTCAAAATATCCAATTAATTTGTTATTAATGGATTCCTTATTGGGCTGCTGGATATTTTTATCTTCGTTTTTTATAAATTGTTTGTCAATTTCATAGTTCATTACATCATCAATACGCGCCATATCGCTTTCTGTTTCGTGCAACATAGCTCCTACTGATACTAATTGATTTACTGGTGTAATAAAATTGTTCATTAAATAGGTAAAGGCTACTAGAGCTCCTAATGTCATCTCGCCTTCCATTATCCTCAAAGCCCCTAAACCTAAAATTAAAGTATTTGTTAAAGATGAAATTAGGTTTGGTAGTATATTAAGTCTTATAGTCAACCACCCAAATTCTTGTTGAGCATTCATAACTTTAGCCAAATAACCAATCCAATTCGTGAAAAAATCATTTTCTCTACCAGAAGATTTTAATGTTTCAATCATGCTAATTCCAGAAGTAGTAGTTCCTAATAACTTTCCAGTTTCATTGCTCAATCTTCGGCTTCCGTCTTTTCTAGCAGTCGAAACATATTTTAAGGCAAACACATTTAACAGTGCCATAAAAACACCTATTAATGTCAGGGTAACATCATAGGAAAACATTAAAATTGCATAAAAAATAACAACAATAACATTTAAAGCCGCATTTGCTAAATCACCACTTAAAAGTTTTGCTACTTTGTCATTCAATGAAACTCTATTACCTATTTCACCACTATATCTCTGAGTAAAAAAAGCAATAGGTAAATGAAAAACATGCCAAAGAAATTTACTAGATGTTACTAATGCAAGTTTTGTTTCTAATTTAAGTAAAAAATATTGCTGCAGATAGACTAGAGATGCATTAACAATAAGAAGACCACCCATAATTAATAAAAGCGGCATTACAAAACCTGAAAAATTATTCACTAGATATTTATCTATAAATATTTTAAGGAATGATGGAATTACTAAACCAGGAATTACTAAAAACAAGCTTGCAATAATAATGTAGGTTATACTCAATTTAGAATTTGTAATTCTTGAAATTAACGATGCAAATAATCCTTTTTTCTCATTTCCTTTTTCAAAATCTTTTGATGGACTAAAGGTTAAAACAACTCCTGTGTAAGAATCATCAAATTCTTTGTGAGTTACAAAATACCTACCTTGAGCTGGATCACTAAGATAAACTCTTTTTTTTGTAAAACCCTCAAGTACCAAAAAGTGATTGAAATTCCAAAAAATAATGGCTGGAGCTTCTATTTGCATTAACTTTTCAATAGACTTAGCGTATCCTTTTGCCTCTAACCCAAACTCTTTAGCCGCTTTTAGAATATTTGTAGCCTTTAATCCATCTCGTGATACCCCACAAGCTATTCTCAATTTTTCTAATGGTACAAATTTTCCAAAATGTCCTAAAATAATACTTAAAGCAGCAGCACCACATTCAACGCTTTCCATCTGCAGAACAGTAGGTACTTTGACAGGTCTATTTTGTTTTTTTAAAAGTAAGTTTATGATATTTTTCATTTTGATGGATCAATATAAGTCAAAAAATTTCTTGAACGCTGGAACAACTAATGTTACAGGTGGCTCTCGTTTTATTGTGATTTTACCTAAACATGATGTACCTTCTTTTAGAAAAATATCTGGTCCTTTTGCAGAAGTCCATTTATAACCACTATACGATACTGGGTCTTTCTCAAAATCTACGTATACTTCAAATAAAGGACCACCTACTAAAAGTTGCTTTGTAAGTTGATCATTTTTAACAGATGTGAGCATTCCTTGTTGGGTTATTGGAAAATCTGATACATAAGTAACTTTTCCCTTTATAAATCCATATTCTTCAGGCTGTACAGTCGAAGGTACAATTAAAGCTTCCATTCCTTTTTTGATTTTTTTTCCATCTTTTGAAGGAATATAAAGAATACCTCTTAATTGAGATTGTTTTGTTTTAATGGTATTCTTAAGTTTAAATAATGGAGACCCTACAGAAACAACAATTCCAGCATCGGTTAAAACCTCAACTACTTCTCCACTATATGGACTTTTTATATTCCTTTGATTGTCATACTTTTCATTTAAAAACTGAAGATTTCTTTCAGCTTCCGCAATTCTTTGCTTTTGTAATATAACTTTTTGTTGTATGTCAAATCCTAAATTATTTTGTTGACTAGAGGTTTCTACGATTTGTCCTTTTAATCTTTCAATAGTATTTTTTGCTACTTCAATTTGTTGTTTTGTATTTGCAACTTGCGATTTAGTTATTAAACTTTTATCCAGTAAAACATTCTCTGATTCCAATTGATTATTAAGAAAAATGATTTTCTTTTTTTCTGATTCGATCTCCCCTTTAATACTTACACGGGATTGACTAATTATTTCACCTTGTAGTTGAGTGCCTTGATTCCCGTATGACATTAGCTTTTCCATTTCAAATTTTCTATCAGATAGAACCGCTTTTGCATCTTCAATTTGTTGAAATAGTTCTGGTTGTCGTATTGTAGCAATTATATCACCCTCTTTAACAGTACTCCCTATTACTACTCTTAACTCCACTAATTGCCCTTGTGCTGTAGCAACAACTTCATGAACGTCACCACCTAGTACAACACCGATTACATCTAATTTTGTTTTTACGGTGCCCATAAAAGACCAAATTATCGCTGTGAAAATTGCTACTATAATTGTAATTAAAGCTATCCAAGCTTTTGTACCAGTAACTTTAATTAATTGATCTAATTTTTCTGGAGTTGAAAGTTTTTCTAATGCCGATTTTCTAAAAAAAGGTGCTGACATAATTTATATGTTTTTAATTTTCTGTGTTAGGAATAGTATAAAATGCATTTTGAGTAATTTTAAACCCAAGATCTTCTTTAGAAATAAGCGTACCTGTTTCGTGCCTAAGTATTAAAATTGCATTTGAGAATTGTTGCTGTGCGTTTAGATTCTCTAATTCTGAAGCAGTAAGTCTTTCTTGAAATAAGATTAAATTTAAAAGAGTAGTTAAACCGGATTGAAACTTAATCTGTTCATTTTTAAATGCATTTTGATAAAAATCAAAAGACTCTTTTGATTTTTGAAGAATTAAAATACTATTCATAAGATTATTAACTGCTATGTCAATATTCAATTCAATATTTCTATGAATGTTTTCATTTATTACGGTTTGATTTTGCAAAGCAATTTTACGTATCGAATAATTCCCTTTGGCCAAATTGTTATTCAACGGAAAAGAAAATGAAAGTTTGGCTCCACCTCCTAGTTCTTGACCTTGATTATTAACAAGAGAAGACCATGATTTATCAACTCCGTTTCCTACGCTTGCACTCCCATAAAAACCAAAAGCTGATAAGTTTAATTGAGGCCTTAGATTATTAGTTGCTACTAAATATTGAAGTTCTAATGCTTTATACTCCTCTCCGATTGCCTTAACATCACCTCTTTTACTCTTAGCAATTTTAATTAGTGCATTTTTATCAATAAATTCATTGTAGCCAGATTCTAAAACAGTGGGAAAATCATTAACAGGAATATCTAGTCTTTGACTTTCTTCATCAATTAAACCAATAACTCTTCCTAAATTAATTCTTGAATTATACAAATTTTGTCTTGCAACTGCAGTTAGCCTTTCTTGATTTCTTAAATCTGCATTGACTTGATCTAAATCACTTAGCGGTTTTTTATCCGCTTTTACAAGTTCTGTAGTCATATTTAACACCTCTCTCACTCTATTCTCATTTTGAGTATAAATTGATAGACTTTTATATGCCGTATAATAATCCCAATAAGCAATGCCTATTTGCTCTATTTCAAGAGAATTTGCAAACTCATAATCATATTTACTTTTATTGATGTAAAAAACAGATGCTTTTTCTGAAGCTGTAACTATCTTAGCTCCTCTTCCTCTTAAAAGTGGTTGAGTGAAAACAAGGTTAAACGTACTAGAATGATTCCCATAAAAACTGCCAACAAGTTCATTGAAAGTATTGTAGGGAAAATTTGAATTATTAT
This portion of the Flavobacterium sp. CECT 9288 genome encodes:
- a CDS encoding NHLP bacteriocin export ABC transporter permease/ATPase subunit — its product is MSTKEKIYIGVEEPLILNNTDKLWMVVSGEVNVFYVRVDEKGDYLCALKYLYSAKKGDLLFSLLSTDCKNDTRLIVFSNDATLLSIDKHKLIAIDHFFLASMIDKWILKTSFKINSSNTPKTYKTIDSYNYFVLNQNTIAYPSHGINWISLIDGELSIFSDHETINYNDGLKFPIPVCNKLWVKSLSESSELKSMSTREVLEDEINFLISLEKLQGHFYNQLCKNIEISSLSESDILNDKLIYQEEELKSTLEKIKSIVTGSKKELHHSKKDKAKKQNILFLTCQLIGEQTGFKFEEPKYFEADNYNTNNYLYAIAQSSKVRIRKIILRDVWWKDENGHLLAFVKETNEPVALIQKNSTTYLIKNFSKGTETIVNNEIADTLEPIGYMFFSGFDVKMDSIKKVLNFAMNGVKKDARLLLVASLLVSLIGLLIPILSGMIYDDVIPTADKSIHLEIFMIMIIIGFVSAGLQLAQGVLQMRLESKSSINLQVGVMDYILRLPVTFYKKYTAGDLTNRVLSINSIKQILSNTLMTVVLSGAFSCVNLLLLFYYDSSLALVGVALALIAISFMVLMGWFKLKYDREVSKYQGDIQGFLFEFLSGISKIRITGGEKRIFSLWGEKFSKLRKLGFSSGSYQNFVEVFNSSYPLFTSILFFSFIYYTVLNSKDTAMMSVGSFMAFIISFNKFLNDSLKLSMAFISSLSVIPLYERVKPILEEKPESIEESIDPGELMGEIELNSISFRYYEDQPLILKNITFKIKPGEMVAFVGASGSGKSTIMRLLLGFEHPELGSIFYDGNTFDAMNKELTRRQIGVVLQNGALMSGSIYQNIVGNSELTLDDAWAAARMAGMEDDIKNMPMEMHTFISEGAGTFSGGQRQRLMIARAIAHKPRLLFMDEATSALDNKTQNIVAESLDKLQATRIVIAHRLSTIKNADRIFVLDKGEIKESGTYEELIQKDGLFTELAKRQIA
- a CDS encoding NHLP family bacteriocin export ABC transporter peptidase/permease/ATPase subunit; translation: MKNIINLLLKKQNRPVKVPTVLQMESVECGAAALSIILGHFGKFVPLEKLRIACGVSRDGLKATNILKAAKEFGLEAKGYAKSIEKLMQIEAPAIIFWNFNHFLVLEGFTKKRVYLSDPAQGRYFVTHKEFDDSYTGVVLTFSPSKDFEKGNEKKGLFASLISRITNSKLSITYIIIASLFLVIPGLVIPSFLKIFIDKYLVNNFSGFVMPLLLIMGGLLIVNASLVYLQQYFLLKLETKLALVTSSKFLWHVFHLPIAFFTQRYSGEIGNRVSLNDKVAKLLSGDLANAALNVIVVIFYAILMFSYDVTLTLIGVFMALLNVFALKYVSTARKDGSRRLSNETGKLLGTTTSGISMIETLKSSGRENDFFTNWIGYLAKVMNAQQEFGWLTIRLNILPNLISSLTNTLILGLGALRIMEGEMTLGALVAFTYLMNNFITPVNQLVSVGAMLHETESDMARIDDVMNYEIDKQFIKNEDKNIQQPNKESINNKLIGYFEMKNVTFGYSPTMPALIENFNLKLRPGSRVALVGGSGSGKSTVARIASGLYDPWDGDVLLDNKNRKDIPRHVITESLAVIDQEVLVFNGTIKENISFWDVMIPEKNIINSAKDADIHDVIAARNEGYDSSVLEGGSNFSGGQRQRIEIARALVCNPSILIMDEATSALDSTTEKIVMDNIKKRGCTCLIVAHRLSTIMDCDEIIVMEFGKIVERGSHKELLKLNGVYAKLIETK
- a CDS encoding NHLP bacteriocin system secretion protein codes for the protein MSAPFFRKSALEKLSTPEKLDQLIKVTGTKAWIALITIIVAIFTAIIWSFMGTVKTKLDVIGVVLGGDVHEVVATAQGQLVELRVVIGSTVKEGDIIATIRQPELFQQIEDAKAVLSDRKFEMEKLMSYGNQGTQLQGEIISQSRVSIKGEIESEKKKIIFLNNQLESENVLLDKSLITKSQVANTKQQIEVAKNTIERLKGQIVETSSQQNNLGFDIQQKVILQKQRIAEAERNLQFLNEKYDNQRNIKSPYSGEVVEVLTDAGIVVSVGSPLFKLKNTIKTKQSQLRGILYIPSKDGKKIKKGMEALIVPSTVQPEEYGFIKGKVTYVSDFPITQQGMLTSVKNDQLTKQLLVGGPLFEVYVDFEKDPVSYSGYKWTSAKGPDIFLKEGTSCLGKITIKREPPVTLVVPAFKKFFDLY
- a CDS encoding TolC family protein — its product is MRNYFLFYILFSSYTLLYSQAKIKCDLIEVSSIAFNKNPTIRISNYSIQNAEADLQVQRSIFDFNLNSDVAFQNRKYNLFDADPRNDFVDKTLRNNSFDFSIGSQKRLRTGQSIDIGLKYNYNNSNFPYNTFNELVGSFYGNHSSTFNLVFTQPLLRGRGAKIVTASEKASVFYINKSKYDYEFANSLEIEQIGIAYWDYYTAYKSLSIYTQNENRVREVLNMTTELVKADKKPLSDLDQVNADLRNQERLTAVARQNLYNSRINLGRVIGLIDEESQRLDIPVNDFPTVLESGYNEFIDKNALIKIAKSKRGDVKAIGEEYKALELQYLVATNNLRPQLNLSAFGFYGSASVGNGVDKSWSSLVNNQGQELGGGAKLSFSFPLNNNLAKGNYSIRKIALQNQTVINENIHRNIELNIDIAVNNLMNSILILQKSKESFDFYQNAFKNEQIKFQSGLTTLLNLILFQERLTASELENLNAQQQFSNAILILRHETGTLISKEDLGFKITQNAFYTIPNTEN